Proteins found in one Candidatus Delongbacteria bacterium genomic segment:
- a CDS encoding penicillin-binding transpeptidase domain-containing protein, with amino-acid sequence MMTRRDSLGGSPLRHSKRVTVLRSLGLCALGLVIIKLAVLQAFWGERLVERAEKQLYTTVTLRAPRGNITDGEGNLLAVELSQVYLLACNPAQLKRDVLNHKDGARFPRLLDLLAPVVGCSKAELEKSLRAEMGRERPRRFMTLAKDITEVHARTVRDARLPGVWLEQTGNRIYPQGKVAGNLLGCLNAESWPIGGIESAYDSLLRGTDGKEYHLRDAKGWGHAFSERPRQETQPGMSLELGIDLRLQTIAEEELEAAVLQHNAQAGQVVLLDPRTGQVKALASWPQLDPNDLSIFTPEAARLRCVTDQYEPGSTYKLITFAAALENGTITDLDEIIPCHNGAYRVKNAVIHDSDRRGHSSLKAREVFSKSSNIGSVVIAQRMPPRDLYVMSRNFGFGQSLGVDLPGEVGGQLMRLHRWGPVEFANIAMGQGVAVTALQMVAAYGCVANDGVLVRPHVLRRATGRDRVIEREPLVIRRVMSSATAASLRQIMREVVETGTGKQAGVPGLVVCGKTGTAQKINPGGGYSHEEYFSSFIGFAELPEGPLAGIILVDTPRGAIYGGVVAAPAFRRIMERALLLDKKSERPLIPLQWAAQSAPAPRPEEPTAPLAAEPPLLTGRSLRAALEALSPYDHDLRVEGTGSFVTRQIPAPGDSVAPPAEWVVTCE; translated from the coding sequence ATGATGACCCGGCGCGACAGCCTGGGCGGATCGCCCCTGCGTCACAGCAAGCGCGTCACCGTGCTGCGCAGCCTGGGCCTCTGCGCCCTGGGGCTGGTGATCATCAAGCTGGCCGTGCTGCAGGCCTTCTGGGGCGAGCGGCTGGTGGAGCGCGCCGAGAAGCAGCTTTACACCACGGTGACCCTGCGCGCCCCGCGCGGCAACATCACCGACGGCGAGGGCAACCTGCTGGCGGTGGAGCTCAGCCAGGTCTACCTGCTGGCCTGCAACCCGGCCCAGCTCAAGCGCGACGTGTTGAACCACAAGGACGGCGCCCGCTTCCCGCGCCTGCTGGACCTGCTGGCCCCCGTGGTGGGCTGCAGCAAGGCCGAGCTGGAGAAGAGCCTGCGCGCCGAGATGGGGCGCGAACGGCCGCGGCGCTTCATGACCCTGGCCAAGGACATCACCGAAGTCCACGCCCGCACCGTGCGCGACGCCCGCCTGCCGGGCGTCTGGCTGGAGCAGACGGGCAACCGGATTTACCCGCAGGGCAAGGTGGCGGGCAACCTGTTGGGCTGCCTGAACGCCGAGAGCTGGCCCATCGGCGGCATCGAATCGGCCTATGACAGCCTGCTGCGCGGCACGGACGGCAAGGAGTACCACCTGCGCGACGCCAAGGGCTGGGGCCACGCCTTCAGCGAGCGGCCGCGCCAGGAGACCCAGCCCGGCATGAGCCTGGAGCTGGGCATCGACCTGCGCCTGCAGACCATCGCCGAGGAGGAACTGGAGGCGGCGGTCCTGCAGCACAACGCCCAGGCCGGCCAGGTCGTGCTGCTGGATCCGCGCACGGGGCAGGTCAAGGCGCTGGCCAGCTGGCCCCAGCTGGACCCCAATGACCTGAGCATCTTCACGCCGGAGGCCGCGCGCCTGCGCTGTGTCACGGACCAGTACGAGCCGGGCTCGACCTACAAGCTGATCACCTTCGCCGCGGCGCTGGAGAACGGCACCATCACGGACCTGGACGAGATCATCCCCTGCCACAACGGCGCCTATCGGGTCAAGAACGCCGTGATCCACGACTCCGACCGCCGGGGCCACTCCTCGCTGAAGGCGCGCGAGGTGTTCTCCAAGTCCTCCAACATCGGCTCCGTGGTGATTGCCCAGCGCATGCCGCCCCGCGACCTCTACGTGATGAGCCGCAATTTCGGTTTCGGCCAGAGCCTGGGCGTGGACCTGCCAGGCGAGGTGGGCGGTCAGCTGATGCGCCTGCACCGCTGGGGCCCGGTGGAGTTCGCCAACATCGCCATGGGCCAGGGCGTGGCCGTGACGGCCCTGCAGATGGTGGCCGCCTACGGCTGCGTGGCCAACGACGGCGTGCTGGTGCGCCCGCACGTCCTGCGCCGGGCCACGGGCCGCGACCGTGTCATCGAGCGCGAGCCGCTGGTGATCCGGCGCGTCATGTCCTCGGCCACGGCCGCCTCGCTGCGGCAGATCATGCGCGAAGTGGTCGAGACGGGGACCGGCAAGCAGGCCGGCGTCCCCGGTCTGGTGGTCTGCGGCAAGACCGGCACGGCCCAGAAGATCAACCCCGGCGGCGGTTACTCCCACGAGGAATACTTCTCGAGCTTCATCGGCTTCGCCGAGCTGCCTGAGGGTCCGCTGGCCGGGATCATCCTGGTGGACACGCCGCGCGGCGCGATCTACGGCGGCGTGGTGGCCGCCCCGGCTTTCCGCCGGATCATGGAGCGCGCCCTGCTGCTGGACAAGAAGAGCGAGCGGCCGCTGATTCCGCTGCAGTGGGCGGCCCAATCCGCGCCCGCGCCCCGCCCCGAGGAGCCCACGGCCCCGCTGGCGGCGGAGCCGCCCCTGCTCACCGGCCGCAGCCTGCGGGCCGCGCTGGAGGCCCTCAGCCCCTACGACCACGACCTGCGTGTCGAAGGAACGGGAAGCTTCGTGACCCGGCAGATCCCGGCGCCCGGCGACAGCGTCGCCCCGCCGGCGGAATGGGTGGTCACCTGCGAATGA
- the rsmH gene encoding 16S rRNA (cytosine(1402)-N(4))-methyltransferase RsmH, with protein MYHEPVLAREVVDRLVTFPGGLYLDGTLGGGGHSRAILERLDADGRLLALDWDEDAHANQEGERAVLGRDSRVSLLRLGFGDLDRLPAPWDTCRFQGVLLDLGLSSHQVDTPDRGFAYLHDGPLDMRMDRRLERSAADLLAELDERELADLFFRYGELPEARKLARLLVQARAEGALDTTGRLRQVVEGRFGTRGSFSLLSRLFQALRIAVNDELGQLERGLEGAFQRLAPGGRLAVITYHSLEDRRVKASFRLWAGEDDRPRSRHLPVRELPVRARLLERRGLVPGAEECARNPRSRSARLRVLERVEA; from the coding sequence ATGTACCACGAGCCGGTGTTGGCGCGGGAGGTGGTGGATCGTCTGGTCACCTTCCCGGGTGGGCTCTACCTGGACGGCACCCTGGGGGGCGGCGGACACAGCCGGGCGATCCTCGAGCGGCTGGACGCGGACGGACGGTTGCTGGCGCTGGACTGGGACGAGGACGCCCACGCGAATCAAGAGGGGGAGCGAGCCGTGTTGGGGCGGGATTCACGGGTCAGCCTGCTGCGCCTGGGCTTCGGCGATCTGGATCGCCTGCCCGCGCCGTGGGACACCTGCCGCTTCCAGGGCGTGCTGCTGGACCTCGGCCTCTCCTCCCATCAGGTCGACACCCCCGACCGCGGCTTCGCCTACCTGCACGACGGACCCCTGGACATGCGCATGGACCGCCGCCTGGAGCGCAGCGCGGCCGATCTGCTGGCCGAGCTGGACGAGCGCGAGCTGGCCGACCTGTTCTTCCGCTACGGCGAGCTGCCCGAAGCCCGCAAGCTGGCCCGGCTGCTGGTGCAGGCCCGGGCCGAAGGCGCGCTGGACACCACGGGCCGACTGCGCCAGGTGGTGGAGGGCCGCTTCGGCACTCGCGGCAGTTTTTCCCTGCTCAGCCGGCTCTTCCAGGCCCTGCGCATCGCCGTCAACGACGAACTGGGCCAGCTGGAGCGCGGGCTGGAGGGCGCCTTCCAGCGCCTGGCCCCCGGCGGCCGGCTGGCCGTGATCACCTACCACAGCCTGGAGGACCGCAGAGTCAAGGCCAGCTTCCGGCTCTGGGCCGGCGAGGATGACCGGCCGCGCAGCCGGCACCTGCCCGTCCGCGAGCTGCCCGTGCGGGCCCGCCTGCTGGAGCGCCGGGGACTGGTTCCCGGGGCCGAGGAATGCGCGCGCAATCCCCGCAGCCGCTCCGCGCGTCTGCGGGTCCTGGAACGAGTGGAGGCCTGA
- a CDS encoding FtsW/RodA/SpoVE family cell cycle protein — translation MNRLGYDQTPPSSLPLGIASRLATIDRLLAFVILLLLMIGSIAVYSASSHFGMAAEGSAGLYFLKHLEKIGLGLLLFFVMMKVNYQTWRPLAPWIGLGSLALLALTLVMPEVNGARRWIIIAGRQFQPVDVAKFGLILNLAAGLAKVRDFRKDWRNLLSGGLMMIGAMVVLVLQPNFSMVLALFGVSLIMVFLAGVPLSWFFVGGGLAGAGAGFVLIREPYRLTRILNWIESLWNPGLADMQQAQSLIAFGRGGITGVGGGNSLQKLFYLPEPFNDFIFAIFGEEYGLVGCFVLVTLYAIVFSRGLHIVRRSQDDFARMLAAGITGLFFIHTIINLFVATGLFPVTGQPLPLFSYGGTSMITMLAALGVLLNLSYHARNVQLIGQGS, via the coding sequence ATGAACCGCCTGGGCTACGACCAGACCCCGCCCAGCTCATTGCCCCTGGGGATCGCCTCCCGGCTGGCCACCATCGACCGGCTGCTGGCCTTCGTGATCCTGCTGCTGCTGATGATCGGCTCCATCGCCGTCTACTCGGCCTCCTCCCACTTCGGGATGGCCGCCGAGGGCTCGGCGGGCCTGTACTTTCTCAAGCACCTGGAGAAGATCGGCCTGGGCCTGCTGCTGTTCTTTGTCATGATGAAGGTCAACTACCAGACCTGGCGGCCGCTGGCGCCCTGGATCGGACTGGGCAGCCTGGCGCTGCTGGCCCTGACCCTGGTGATGCCCGAGGTGAACGGCGCGCGGCGCTGGATCATCATCGCCGGCCGCCAGTTCCAGCCCGTGGACGTGGCCAAGTTCGGGCTGATCCTCAACCTGGCGGCGGGGCTGGCCAAGGTGCGCGACTTCCGCAAGGACTGGCGCAACCTGCTCAGCGGCGGGCTGATGATGATCGGCGCCATGGTCGTGCTGGTGCTGCAGCCCAACTTCTCCATGGTGCTGGCGCTGTTCGGCGTCTCGCTGATCATGGTCTTCCTGGCCGGCGTGCCGCTGTCCTGGTTCTTCGTGGGCGGCGGGCTGGCCGGCGCGGGCGCGGGCTTCGTGCTGATCCGCGAGCCCTACCGGCTGACGCGCATCCTCAACTGGATCGAGAGCCTCTGGAACCCGGGGCTGGCCGACATGCAGCAGGCCCAGTCGCTGATCGCTTTCGGGCGCGGCGGAATCACCGGCGTGGGCGGGGGCAACAGCCTGCAGAAGCTCTTCTACCTGCCCGAGCCCTTCAACGATTTCATCTTCGCCATCTTCGGCGAGGAGTACGGGCTGGTGGGCTGCTTCGTGCTGGTGACCCTCTACGCCATCGTCTTCTCGCGGGGCCTGCACATCGTGCGCCGCTCCCAGGACGACTTCGCCCGCATGCTGGCCGCCGGAATCACGGGCCTGTTCTTCATCCACACGATCATCAACCTCTTCGTCGCCACGGGCCTCTTCCCGGTCACGGGCCAGCCGCTGCCGCTGTTCAGCTACGGCGGCACCTCGATGATCACCATGCTGGCCGCCCTGGGCGTGCTGCTCAACCTGTCCTACCACGCCCGCAACGTGCAGCTGATCGGACAGGGCTCGTGA
- a CDS encoding replication-associated recombination protein A, protein MEHPEHPDLFDRGAERQRRAPLAERLRARRLEDVVGQPRLTAPGALLPRLLAEGRLESLIFWGPPGSGKTTVARLLMESYAGRAHALNAVTSGVADLRKVIAEAEATWRRDGLPSILFIDEIHRFNKAQQDALLKSVEDGTLTLLAATTENPGFEVIGALQSRCHVLVFEPLGAPALEQLLERALVADEWLVSLSLSLDEPARARLVDLAGGDARRLLQNLELAAAVAGADAAGGRRITLETLETVLLRRVQPFDKGGDQHYDLVSALIKSVRGSDADAGVYWLLRLLEGGEDPVFIARRLLILASEDIGNASPNALVLAEAAFEAVRKLGLPEAAYPLVQCVTYLAAQPKSNAAAEALAAARRAVREQPAWPVPAHLRNAPTRLAKELGHGAEYRYPPEFPDSFVRQDYLPPELAELRLYRPQPRGQELRLGDYLGRCWPERFASGTPEDLPQDEPASPRPERPRHGRDVK, encoded by the coding sequence ATGGAGCATCCCGAGCATCCCGATCTCTTCGACCGCGGGGCGGAGCGCCAGCGGCGGGCCCCGCTGGCCGAGCGCCTGCGCGCCCGCCGGCTGGAGGATGTGGTGGGACAACCCCGCCTGACGGCGCCGGGGGCCCTGCTGCCGCGCCTGCTGGCCGAGGGCCGGCTGGAGTCGCTGATTTTCTGGGGGCCGCCGGGCTCCGGCAAGACCACCGTGGCCCGGTTGCTGATGGAGTCCTACGCCGGGCGGGCCCACGCCCTCAACGCCGTGACCAGCGGCGTGGCCGACCTGCGCAAGGTCATCGCCGAGGCGGAGGCCACCTGGCGCCGGGACGGCCTGCCCAGCATCCTGTTCATCGACGAGATCCACCGCTTCAACAAGGCCCAGCAGGACGCCCTGCTCAAGAGCGTGGAGGACGGCACCCTCACCCTGCTGGCCGCCACCACGGAGAACCCGGGCTTCGAGGTGATCGGCGCGCTGCAGTCGCGCTGCCACGTGCTGGTCTTCGAGCCCCTGGGGGCGCCGGCCCTGGAACAGCTGCTGGAGCGGGCGCTGGTCGCGGACGAGTGGCTGGTCAGCCTCTCGCTGTCCCTGGACGAACCGGCCCGGGCCCGGCTGGTGGATCTGGCGGGCGGGGACGCCCGGCGCCTGCTGCAGAACCTCGAGCTGGCGGCCGCCGTGGCCGGGGCGGATGCCGCGGGCGGACGACGGATCACGCTGGAGACCTTGGAGACCGTGCTGCTGCGGCGCGTGCAGCCTTTCGACAAGGGCGGGGACCAGCACTACGACCTGGTCAGCGCGCTGATCAAATCCGTCCGCGGCTCCGATGCCGACGCGGGGGTCTACTGGCTGCTGCGCCTGCTGGAGGGCGGCGAGGATCCCGTCTTCATCGCCCGCCGGCTGCTGATCCTGGCCAGCGAGGACATCGGCAACGCCAGCCCCAACGCCCTGGTGCTGGCGGAGGCGGCCTTCGAGGCGGTGCGCAAACTGGGCCTGCCCGAGGCGGCCTACCCGCTGGTGCAATGTGTCACCTACCTGGCCGCGCAACCCAAGTCCAACGCGGCGGCGGAGGCGCTGGCCGCGGCGCGGCGGGCCGTGCGCGAGCAGCCGGCCTGGCCCGTGCCCGCCCACCTGCGCAACGCGCCCACGCGGCTGGCCAAGGAACTGGGCCACGGCGCGGAGTACCGCTACCCGCCCGAGTTCCCGGACAGTTTCGTGAGACAGGATTATCTGCCGCCCGAGCTGGCGGAGCTGCGCCTCTACCGGCCCCAGCCGCGCGGGCAGGAGCTCCGGCTGGGGGACTACCTGGGGCGTTGCTGGCCTGAACGCTTCGCGTCCGGCACACCCGAGGATCTCCCGCAGGACGAGCCCGCGTCCCCGCGTCCGGAGCGGCCCCGGCACGGACGGGACGTGAAGTGA
- the murF gene encoding UDP-N-acetylmuramoyl-tripeptide--D-alanyl-D-alanine ligase, whose translation MRPTLTELAARLGHTRHLPETAGWRALADSRGLRPGDLFVALPGERMDGHDFVPAALAAGAAAVVAEGARLTTGLAGDPRVLCVADSREALLELGALARERHTGPLVAITGSNGKTTTKELTAQLLGRGRSTAASQGNQNSTLGAPLSLLNVLDGQEIYVLEAGMSQPGEIARLCAMARPTHGCITNIQPAHLEGTGGLAAVAQEKGQLFRWLEQHDGTGIVNEDDALVVEQAIGLRRRSGYSLRNHSTGAVQGLEAVGADEQARFRIRLSGQECVLPVPGQAFLECAAAAVAIALELGLEPPRICQGLAAFQGAPGRMQVRRAAAWSLLDDSYNANPASMKAALDTLARMRADRRVAVLGEMRELGAESRTLHAEVGRHAAALGLDLVLLVGSLEARAAFEEGLRAGGGRAALQAENAAALRGLFGPKAGDVVLLKGSRLTGLDLLAKEWAV comes from the coding sequence ATGAGACCCACCCTCACCGAGTTGGCGGCCCGCCTGGGGCACACGCGCCACCTGCCGGAAACGGCGGGCTGGCGGGCCCTGGCCGATTCCCGCGGCCTGCGGCCGGGCGACCTGTTCGTGGCCCTGCCCGGCGAGCGGATGGACGGCCACGACTTCGTGCCCGCGGCCCTGGCGGCGGGAGCCGCCGCCGTGGTGGCCGAGGGCGCGCGCCTGACGACCGGCCTGGCAGGCGACCCGCGCGTGCTCTGCGTGGCGGACAGCCGCGAAGCCCTGCTGGAGCTGGGCGCCCTGGCCCGCGAACGGCACACGGGTCCGCTGGTGGCCATCACGGGCAGCAACGGCAAGACCACCACCAAGGAGCTGACCGCCCAGCTGCTGGGCCGGGGCCGGAGCACGGCCGCCAGCCAAGGCAACCAGAACAGCACGCTGGGCGCGCCCCTCTCGCTGCTCAACGTCCTGGACGGACAGGAGATCTACGTGCTCGAGGCCGGGATGTCGCAGCCGGGGGAGATCGCCCGGCTCTGCGCCATGGCCCGCCCGACCCACGGCTGTATCACCAACATCCAGCCCGCCCACCTGGAGGGGACCGGCGGACTGGCGGCGGTGGCGCAGGAGAAGGGTCAGCTCTTCCGCTGGCTGGAGCAGCACGACGGCACGGGCATCGTCAACGAGGACGACGCCCTGGTGGTGGAACAGGCAATCGGCTTGAGGCGTCGCAGCGGATACTCGCTCCGGAACCACAGCACCGGGGCGGTCCAGGGACTGGAAGCGGTGGGCGCGGATGAACAGGCGCGCTTCCGCATCCGCCTGTCCGGGCAGGAGTGCGTGTTGCCCGTGCCCGGACAGGCCTTCCTGGAGTGCGCGGCCGCGGCCGTGGCCATCGCGCTGGAACTCGGCCTGGAGCCCCCGCGGATCTGCCAGGGCCTGGCGGCCTTCCAGGGGGCCCCGGGTCGCATGCAGGTGCGGCGGGCGGCGGCCTGGAGCCTGTTGGACGATTCCTACAACGCCAACCCGGCCTCCATGAAGGCCGCGCTGGACACGCTGGCCCGGATGCGCGCCGACCGGCGCGTGGCCGTGCTGGGCGAGATGCGCGAACTGGGCGCCGAGTCCCGGACCTTGCACGCGGAGGTGGGCCGTCACGCCGCCGCGCTGGGCCTGGACCTGGTGCTGTTGGTGGGTTCGCTGGAGGCCCGCGCGGCCTTCGAGGAAGGACTGCGGGCGGGCGGCGGCCGGGCCGCTCTGCAGGCCGAGAACGCCGCCGCGCTGCGCGGCCTGTTCGGCCCCAAGGCTGGCGACGTGGTGCTGCTGAAGGGTAGTCGGTTGACCGGCCTGGATCTGCTGGCCAAGGAGTGGGCCGTATGA
- a CDS encoding FAD-dependent thymidylate synthase, giving the protein MTPAERLAPFVTNLDRPVYALHGLPPEVVAVLFAQVSRSPAGFRENLLKLMDEDGLPAPAAQAGFDQAKASAFHEKWVLGYGHSSVAEHADLHFAVEGLSILAAKALEDSRLAAFTEKSSRYQVFDLDHFHWPQEWCGAPQEEQVRRLVGDLFETYGRFYREIRAELEQERERPAGLPARAWQQTLHAAACDTTRYLLPAGARTSLGLSCNARSAAHLIRKLRAHALQELRELGDRLEEEGRRITPVLLKHARPAAWQAGLEERLDALLPSVEPAESDPPRVRLLEWDDQAAVRVVADWLVQRRGVGVGEARSRAEELGVAGRATLLHAVLDSLGEHEVPPRAFEQVQLSVEFCLDYGAFRDLQRHRLLTPTVPLLGCRWGWELPAGLLGKRREESEQLLERAAGLWRDLSTGHAAAAAYLVPMAFRQRFVLRMNLREAEHLIRLRSGVAGHPSYRSAAQELHTQLSRALPELAGFLRVHHEPAEWAREGEQRRAELRRPALGGGETA; this is encoded by the coding sequence ATGACCCCTGCCGAGCGCCTTGCGCCCTTTGTCACCAACCTGGACCGGCCGGTCTACGCCCTGCACGGGCTGCCGCCGGAGGTGGTGGCCGTGCTCTTCGCCCAGGTGAGCCGCAGTCCGGCGGGCTTCCGCGAAAACCTGCTCAAGCTGATGGACGAGGACGGCCTGCCCGCCCCCGCCGCGCAGGCGGGCTTCGACCAGGCCAAGGCCTCGGCCTTCCACGAAAAGTGGGTGCTGGGCTACGGGCACTCCAGCGTGGCCGAGCACGCCGATCTGCACTTCGCCGTGGAGGGCCTGTCCATCCTGGCGGCCAAGGCCCTGGAGGACAGCCGGCTGGCGGCCTTCACGGAGAAGAGTTCGCGCTATCAGGTCTTCGATCTGGATCACTTCCACTGGCCGCAGGAGTGGTGCGGCGCGCCGCAGGAGGAACAGGTCCGGCGGCTGGTGGGCGACCTGTTCGAGACCTACGGCCGCTTCTACCGGGAGATCCGCGCCGAGCTGGAACAGGAGCGCGAACGGCCGGCGGGTCTGCCGGCGCGGGCCTGGCAGCAGACCCTGCACGCCGCCGCGTGTGACACGACGCGCTACCTGCTGCCGGCAGGGGCGCGCACCAGCCTGGGCCTGAGTTGCAACGCGCGCAGCGCGGCCCACCTGATCCGCAAGCTGCGGGCCCACGCCCTGCAGGAGCTGCGCGAGCTGGGGGACCGGCTGGAGGAGGAGGGGCGGCGGATCACGCCCGTGCTGCTCAAGCACGCCCGGCCCGCGGCCTGGCAGGCGGGGCTGGAGGAGCGGCTGGACGCGCTGCTGCCGTCAGTGGAGCCGGCGGAGAGCGATCCGCCGCGCGTGCGGCTGCTGGAGTGGGACGACCAGGCGGCGGTCCGCGTGGTGGCGGACTGGCTCGTGCAGCGGCGCGGCGTGGGCGTGGGCGAAGCGCGCAGCCGGGCCGAAGAGCTGGGCGTGGCGGGCCGGGCCACCCTGCTGCACGCGGTCCTGGACAGCCTGGGCGAACACGAGGTGCCGCCGCGGGCCTTCGAACAGGTGCAGCTGAGCGTGGAGTTCTGCCTGGACTACGGCGCCTTCCGTGACCTCCAGCGCCACCGGCTGCTGACGCCCACGGTGCCGCTGCTGGGGTGCCGCTGGGGCTGGGAGTTGCCGGCGGGCCTGCTGGGAAAGCGGCGGGAGGAGAGCGAACAGCTGCTGGAGCGCGCGGCCGGGCTGTGGCGCGACCTGTCCACCGGTCACGCGGCGGCGGCCGCCTACCTGGTGCCCATGGCCTTCCGTCAGCGCTTCGTCCTGCGGATGAACCTGCGCGAAGCCGAGCACCTGATCCGGCTGCGCAGCGGCGTGGCGGGGCACCCCTCCTACCGCTCGGCGGCCCAGGAACTCCACACGCAGCTGAGCCGCGCGCTGCCCGAACTGGCGGGCTTCCTGCGCGTGCACCACGAACCGGCGGAATGGGCGCGGGAGGGCGAGCAGCGCCGGGCGGAACTCCGGCGGCCAGCCCTTGGTGGCGGCGAGACGGCTTGA
- a CDS encoding 23S rRNA (pseudouridine(1915)-N(3))-methyltransferase RlmH: protein MNFALHVIGRSREKWLQEAEAEYRTRLSAWAKVELVVHKAEALDGGLALGEIRRLEGERLLTGLEPREELVALDEKGRGLSSPELAAWLEGRLGAGGNRFRFVIGGAEGLDEAVRRRAGLVLSLSPMTFTHQMARLVLLEQLYRALMIRDGRPYHRG, encoded by the coding sequence GTGAATTTCGCCCTCCACGTGATCGGCCGCAGCCGGGAGAAGTGGCTGCAGGAGGCCGAGGCCGAATACCGCACGCGGCTCTCGGCCTGGGCCAAGGTGGAGCTCGTGGTGCACAAGGCCGAGGCCCTGGACGGCGGCCTGGCCCTGGGGGAGATCCGCCGGCTGGAGGGCGAGCGCCTGCTGACCGGGCTGGAGCCGCGCGAGGAGCTGGTTGCGCTGGACGAGAAGGGCCGCGGCCTGAGCAGCCCGGAGCTGGCGGCCTGGCTGGAGGGCCGGCTGGGCGCCGGCGGCAACCGCTTCCGCTTCGTCATCGGTGGGGCGGAAGGCCTGGACGAGGCCGTGCGGCGGCGCGCCGGGCTGGTGCTCAGCCTCTCGCCCATGACCTTCACGCACCAGATGGCGCGGCTGGTGCTGCTGGAGCAACTCTACCGCGCGCTGATGATCCGCGACGGCCGGCCCTATCACAGGGGTTGA
- a CDS encoding cell division/cell wall cluster transcriptional repressor MraZ codes for MPFFMGEYSYALDEKGRVKIPAAFKSDLAPEPESIVYLVRDREECVAVYTPEEYHKLRNQLTALDMNVMANRILARRQISSAFEVPVDAQGRIKVPVELIKSARLDKGGEVKVAGFMNCVQIWNPDEYQKSMSLQDVE; via the coding sequence ATGCCGTTCTTCATGGGCGAATACAGCTACGCCCTGGATGAGAAGGGGAGGGTCAAAATCCCTGCCGCCTTCAAGTCCGATCTGGCACCCGAGCCCGAATCCATCGTGTACCTCGTGCGCGACCGGGAAGAATGCGTCGCTGTCTACACGCCCGAAGAATACCACAAACTGCGCAACCAGTTGACGGCCTTGGACATGAATGTGATGGCCAACCGCATCCTGGCCCGGCGCCAGATTTCCAGCGCCTTCGAGGTGCCCGTGGACGCCCAGGGCCGGATCAAGGTGCCGGTGGAACTGATCAAATCCGCCCGGCTGGACAAGGGCGGCGAAGTCAAAGTCGCGGGCTTCATGAACTGCGTGCAGATCTGGAATCCCGACGAATACCAGAAATCAATGTCCTTGCAGGACGTGGAGTAA
- a CDS encoding metalloregulator ArsR/SmtB family transcription factor, with the protein MSQNLDSLWKALADPQRRRLLELLAESDQGVLELAAHCGLSPATISHHLHVLRAAGLAGYRREGRFRDYFLQPAALESATHWLSHLKQRRGRPGWNQEAYREQSLARYLQGPRQSLPEHPRQRQVVLDWFHSLLERDRLLSLEELERVWGPHARPWEPVLEELLRQGRLQQQERYILVSD; encoded by the coding sequence GTGTCCCAGAACCTGGACTCGTTGTGGAAAGCCCTGGCGGACCCCCAGCGGCGGCGGCTGCTGGAACTGTTGGCCGAATCGGATCAGGGCGTGCTGGAGCTGGCCGCCCACTGCGGACTCAGTCCCGCCACCATTTCCCACCATTTGCACGTGCTGCGCGCGGCCGGGTTGGCCGGTTACCGGCGCGAGGGCCGCTTCCGCGACTACTTCCTTCAGCCAGCAGCACTGGAAAGCGCGACCCACTGGCTCAGCCACCTGAAACAGCGCCGCGGCCGGCCGGGCTGGAACCAGGAGGCCTATCGCGAGCAGAGCCTGGCCCGCTACCTGCAGGGGCCGCGGCAGAGCCTGCCCGAGCACCCGCGCCAGCGCCAGGTCGTGCTGGACTGGTTTCACTCGCTGCTGGAACGGGATCGGTTGTTGAGTCTGGAGGAGCTGGAGCGGGTCTGGGGTCCCCATGCCCGCCCCTGGGAGCCGGTGTTGGAGGAGTTGCTGCGCCAGGGGCGCCTGCAGCAGCAGGAGCGCTACATCCTGGTGTCGGACTGA
- a CDS encoding class I SAM-dependent methyltransferase: protein MTQTVWDERFAGAEFVYGTAPNLWLQAQSGLLPSGGRALAVADGEGRNGVWLAEQGLEVTAVDASVVGLEKASRLARERGVAERYHPLLADLEDWTPPAGSFDLVALIYLHLGSALRPRLHARLAAGLAPGGLLVLECFTPRQLAHGTGGPSNPDQLYEPADLARDFAGLELLHLEERELELDEGLLHRGRSAVVRLLARG, encoded by the coding sequence ATGACGCAAACCGTCTGGGACGAGCGCTTCGCCGGCGCCGAGTTCGTCTACGGCACCGCGCCCAATCTGTGGCTGCAGGCCCAGTCCGGGCTGTTGCCGAGCGGCGGGCGGGCGCTGGCCGTGGCCGACGGCGAGGGCCGCAACGGTGTCTGGCTGGCCGAGCAAGGGCTGGAGGTCACAGCCGTGGATGCCTCCGTCGTGGGACTGGAGAAGGCCTCCCGGCTGGCCCGGGAGCGCGGAGTCGCGGAGCGCTACCACCCGCTGCTGGCCGACCTGGAGGACTGGACGCCCCCGGCGGGCTCCTTTGATCTGGTGGCACTGATCTACCTGCACCTGGGCAGCGCCCTGCGCCCGCGGCTGCACGCGCGGCTGGCCGCCGGTCTGGCCCCGGGCGGGCTGTTGGTGCTGGAGTGCTTCACGCCCCGCCAGCTGGCTCACGGCACCGGCGGCCCCTCCAACCCTGACCAGCTCTACGAGCCCGCCGACCTGGCGCGGGACTTCGCCGGGCTGGAGCTGCTCCACCTGGAGGAGCGGGAACTGGAGCTGGACGAGGGACTGCTGCACCGGGGCCGCAGCGCCGTGGTGCGCCTGCTTGCCCGCGGCTAA